A single region of the Vicia villosa cultivar HV-30 ecotype Madison, WI linkage group LG4, Vvil1.0, whole genome shotgun sequence genome encodes:
- the LOC131599015 gene encoding thaumatin-like protein 1b, with translation MSLGFICFTIFLSILFAYASGATVTIINGGDETIWPAVYTEKGDTVNPTGIKLDSDQQYDLTVPDSWSGTIWARTGCTGDPNSDFHCEVGDCGTKKMECLESKPQPPATQVKLNLVPKGGSSSYEVDMKDGFGVSVTVTPFETSCQKVMCIQNLDDDCPNWLAVYSSEGRKIGCKSPCFFTKEPKYCCTGEFASPEKCDNNQYTELLDNKCPDVVSNAFDGSHFACSGGTSFFILFN, from the coding sequence ATGAGTCTAGGGTTTATATGTTTCACAATATTTCTTAGCATTTTGTTTGCATATGCTAGTGGAGCTACTGTGACAATTATAAATGGTGGTGATGAAACAATTTGGCCAGCTGTTTATACAGAAAAAGGAGATACAGTGAATCCCACTGGAATCAAATTGGATTCTGACCAACAATATGACCTTACAGTTCCTGATTCATGGTCAGGTACAATATGGGCTAGAACTGGTTGCACTGGAGACCCCAACAGTGATTTTCATTGTGAAGTTGGAGACTGTGGTACCAAAAAGATGGAGTGTTTGGAAAGTAAGCCACAACCTCCTGCAACTCAAGTGAAGTTAAATTTGGTTCCAAAAGGTGGTAGTAGTTCCTATGAAGTTGACATGAAAGATGGCTTTGGTGTGTCTGTTACTGTGACCCCATTTGAAACCAGTTGCCAGAAAGTTATGTGCATCCAAAATTTGGATGATGATTGTCCTAATTGGTTGGCTGTGTATAGTAGTGAAGGGAGAAAGATTGGTTGCAAGAGTCCATGTTTTTTCACTAAGGAGCCAAAGTATTGTTGCACTGGAGAATTTGCTTCACCTGAAAAATGTGACAATAATCAATACACAGAGCTTTTGGATAATAAATGTCCAGATGTTGTTTCTAATGCTTTTGATGGATCTCATTTTGCATGTTCTGGAGGGACTagctttttcattttatttaactgA
- the LOC131599016 gene encoding UPF0481 protein At3g47200-like: MMASHTTLENKLIEFVELVEAKQTYQNSRPKIQKVPEHLRNRKQFEKHYSPKFVPIGPIHNDNPNLKLGENYKLTWAAKYIQNTQQNPQLLHKKIAEKIDELKGLYADDVLADTRESLKGFDCLDEKMSWMLFVDGCFLLFILMYVGDQIDRSKHPDIKYDQLVLVIKDVLLLENQLPYLLLKLLWKNDNEYELIGTMKNFFKYPVKRTWRRPENLPNEPVTPTHLLDLQREILLTKSNPKVEGNNEEYKIDISWKCSEEKSKVMTYRNIQSLSTVGIIAKSSGTRRLKDVDFSKQGLWAWKLILPEIVVDDTTAASLLNLAAYEMCSDFENDYGICSFVVFMHSLIDYPEDVMILGSKGILVNLLGSNEKVVDLFNTISTDLVFNPETYYEVKAKIHECYNVYRIWMTLLHNTLFNGDPWSIITLIITMYALIFTVIQTWFTMYPRH, translated from the exons ATGATGGCATCCCACACTACCCTTGAAAACAAATTAATAGAATTTGTGGAGCTTGTAGAAGCAAAGCAAACCTACCAAAACTCACGCCCCAAGATCCAAAAGGTTCCGGAGCATCTCCGAAATAGAAAACAATTTGAGAAGCATTACTCACCCAAGTTTGTGCCAATAGGTCCCATCCATAACGACAATCCAAATCTCAAGTTAGGAGAGAACTATAAGCTTACCTGGGCAGCAAAATACATCCAAAACACCCAACAAAATCCACAACTTCTACACAAAAAGATTGCCGAAAAAATTGATGAACTCAAGGGTCTTTATGCCGACGATGTTTTAGCCGATACCAGAGAGTCTCTAAAAGGCTTCGATTGCCTCGATGAAAAGATGTCATGGATGTTGTTCGTGGATGGATGTTTTTTGCTGTTCATtttgatgtatgtgggtgatcaAATTGATCGATCAAAACATCCGGATATTAAGTATGATCAACTTGTTCTTGTGATAAAGGATGTGCTTTTGTTGGAGAATCAACTTCCTTATCTATTACTGAAGCTGTTGTGGAAAAATGACAACGAATATGAATTGATAGGTACTATGAAGAATTTTTTCAAATATCCAGTTAAGAGGACCTGGAGGAGGCCAGAGAATTTACCGAATGAGCCGGTAACACCAACTCATCTTCTTGATCTTCAGCGTGAAATCCTTCTCACTAAATCTAATCCCAAG GTTGAAGGAAACAATGAAGAATATAAGATAGATATTAGTTGGAAATGTTCGGAAGAAAAAAGCAAGGTGATGACATACAGGAACATACAAAGTCTAAGTACAGTAGGAATAATTGCTAAATCAAGCGGGACACGAAGGCTAAAAGACGTAGATTTCTCGAAGCAAGGGCTATGGGCTTGGAAACTGATTCTTCCTGAGATTGTTGTGGACGACACCACAGCTGCTTCTTTACTAAACCTGGCAGCGTATGAGATGTGTTCAGATTTTGAGAATGACTACGGAATATGTTCATTCGTTGTTTTCATGCACTCGCTCATTGACTATCCTGAAGATGTCATGATATTGGGATCAAAAGGTATTTTGGTGAATTTACTTGGGAGTAATGAGAAAGTTGTGGATCTTTTCAACACCATAAGTACTGACTTGGTATTTAACCCAGAAACATATTATGAAGTTAAAGCCAAAATACACGAGTGTTATAATGTATATCGTATTTGGATGACGTTGCTACATAACACTCTTTTCAATGGCGATCCTTGGAGTATCATTACGCTTATCATTACGATGTATGCACTTATTTTCACTGTCATTCAAACATGGTTTACCATGTATCCGCGGCATTAA